From a single Sphingobium sp. genomic region:
- a CDS encoding acyl-CoA dehydrogenase family protein → MTLFEIPKHITDYLAELDDFIEREIKPIENRDDNIRFFDHRREHSRTDWDNNGMPRHEWEDLLREMRQVADRAGHFRFALPKEFGGKDGSHLAMACIREHLAAKGLGLHNDLQNESSIVGNLVQPLMVRDFGTEQQKQDYIPAMLEGRMRCTFGLTEEHHGSDATWMDSRAVPEKRDGVDGWLINGNKMWTTGSHVATHCMVFARHSGNDGDAKGIGCFLVPQDTPGFEVGEYLWTFNMPTDHPKVSLTNVWIPANMVLGDLDHGLALAQHFVHENRIRQAASSLGAAQFCINESVKYARERKPFGKPLAVNQAIQFPLVELHTEAAMLRQLIYATSAKMDTMPKPEVAKRLSDVISMCNYRANRLVCDAADRAMQVHGGIGYSRHKPFEHIYRHHRRYRITEGAEEIQMRKVAGHLFGFMGKS, encoded by the coding sequence ATGACGTTGTTTGAAATCCCCAAGCACATCACAGACTATCTTGCAGAGCTGGATGATTTTATCGAGCGCGAGATCAAGCCTATTGAAAATCGCGACGACAATATCCGCTTTTTCGATCACCGCCGCGAACATAGCCGCACCGATTGGGACAATAATGGCATGCCGCGGCATGAGTGGGAGGATTTGCTCCGTGAAATGCGTCAGGTGGCGGACCGTGCGGGGCATTTCCGCTTTGCTCTACCCAAGGAATTTGGCGGCAAGGATGGCAGCCATTTGGCGATGGCCTGTATTCGTGAACATCTGGCCGCCAAGGGGCTTGGCCTTCATAACGACTTGCAGAATGAAAGCTCGATTGTCGGTAATCTTGTCCAGCCGTTGATGGTCCGCGATTTCGGGACGGAGCAGCAGAAGCAGGATTATATTCCCGCAATGCTCGAAGGGCGGATGCGCTGCACCTTTGGGCTGACTGAGGAGCATCATGGTTCCGATGCCACCTGGATGGATAGCCGGGCGGTGCCGGAAAAGCGCGACGGTGTGGATGGCTGGCTGATCAACGGCAACAAGATGTGGACAACGGGCAGCCATGTCGCAACGCATTGCATGGTCTTTGCCCGGCACAGCGGCAATGATGGTGACGCAAAGGGTATTGGTTGCTTCCTTGTCCCTCAGGATACTCCGGGGTTCGAGGTTGGCGAATATCTCTGGACGTTCAACATGCCGACGGATCATCCCAAGGTCAGCCTGACCAATGTCTGGATTCCTGCAAATATGGTGCTGGGCGATCTGGATCATGGCCTCGCGCTCGCGCAGCATTTTGTCCACGAAAACCGCATCCGGCAGGCGGCAAGTTCGCTGGGTGCGGCACAATTTTGCATCAATGAGTCGGTAAAATATGCGCGGGAGCGCAAGCCATTCGGTAAGCCGCTCGCAGTCAACCAGGCGATCCAGTTCCCGCTTGTCGAACTGCATACAGAGGCTGCGATGCTGCGCCAACTCATCTACGCAACCAGCGCCAAAATGGACACCATGCCCAAGCCTGAGGTCGCCAAGCGCCTGTCCGATGTGATTTCAATGTGCAATTATCGCGCGAACCGACTGGTCTGCGATGCCGCCGATCGGGCGATGCAGGTGCATGGCGGGATAGGCTATTCCCGCCACAAGCCCTTTGAACATATCTATCGCCATCATCGCCGCTATCGCATCACCGAGGGAGCAGAGGAAATCCAGATGCGCAAGGTCGCAGGCCACCTCTTTGGCTTTATGGGTAAGAGCTGA
- a CDS encoding TIGR03084 family metal-binding protein produces MQQAQDFRDESAALAALVAPLADADFERETLFKSWTINNVLRHLHVWNIAAARSIEGDEAFGAFIKQLMGGERGRRFTEYEHDYLEGLSGHRLLDAWVSGFDELAAAFAATDPKARLKWVGPDMSALSSVTARLMETWAHAQAVYDLLGVDRVDSDRIGNIVRLGVNTYGWTFKNRKEDAPGPMPRLRLTAPSGAIWEYGPGEGGSEDLIEGSATEFCQVVTQCRNIADTGLALHGPVATRWMAIAQCFAGPPNDPPLPGARRRN; encoded by the coding sequence ATGCAGCAGGCACAGGATTTCCGCGATGAGAGCGCGGCGTTGGCGGCGCTAGTCGCACCTTTGGCCGATGCCGATTTCGAACGCGAGACGCTTTTCAAGAGTTGGACAATCAACAATGTCCTGCGCCACCTGCATGTGTGGAATATCGCGGCTGCGCGATCGATCGAGGGTGACGAGGCCTTTGGTGCCTTCATCAAGCAGTTGATGGGCGGGGAACGAGGGCGGCGCTTCACCGAATATGAGCATGATTATCTGGAGGGGCTTTCGGGCCATCGACTGCTGGATGCCTGGGTCAGTGGGTTTGATGAACTGGCGGCGGCCTTTGCTGCAACCGATCCCAAGGCACGGCTGAAATGGGTCGGCCCGGATATGAGCGCGCTGTCATCGGTGACTGCACGGCTGATGGAGACATGGGCACATGCGCAGGCCGTCTACGACCTGTTGGGCGTTGATCGAGTCGATAGCGACCGGATCGGCAATATCGTCCGGCTAGGCGTGAATACCTATGGCTGGACGTTCAAGAACCGCAAAGAAGATGCTCCCGGTCCGATGCCCCGTTTGCGGCTTACCGCGCCGTCGGGTGCGATCTGGGAATATGGCCCGGGCGAGGGTGGCAGCGAAGATCTGATCGAGGGGAGCGCGACCGAATTTTGCCAAGTGGTCACGCAATGCCGCAACATCGCTGATACCGGCCTTGCCTTGCATGGCCCTGTTGCCACACGCTGGATGGCGATTGCGCAATGCTTTGCAGGTCCACCCAATGATCCCCCTTTGCCGGGTGCGCGGCGGCGCAATTAA
- a CDS encoding transglycosylase domain-containing protein, translating to MDDNAPTSMSYKLTRSAGGLWERLQVYWQKKWFRLGAYALGAAVLGYMLLWAVLLRNMPDADALTEYESPLPTVVRDINGEPFHSYARERRVQLDYADFPPMLVRAYLSAEDKNFFQHGGIDYVGILVAIYDNLTSTGRSRGASTITQQVAKNLLLTNEYSYTRKIKEAILAYRIENALTKQQILSLYMNEIALGRQAFGVEAAAQAYFGKSTDALELHEMAFLAALPKAPEKYSRARFEREAIGRRNWILGEMVSNGWVSQARATAAQAMPLGLIPRQAQGFKNDGGYFAEEVRRQLIERFGETAETGPYSVYAGGLWVRSSMNSRYQELTTKALRDGLLRYHGGRGWSKPLATIPMDDGKWQSRLAASNIGTDYSNWRIAVALRKRSGGAEIGFANGETGFLTTAPAALKAGDIIAVAPQGGNNFQLRTVPEVGGGMVVQNPVNGRVLAMQGGFDVRISSFNRATQAQRQPGSTIKPFVYAAALDNGMTPSSIVVDAPYCVWQGASLGQKCFRNFSGGGAGPQTLRWGLEQSRNLMTVRAASDAGMENVANTFRAMSIGDYPPYLSFALGAGETTVLKMTNAYSMLVNHGRELKPTLIDFVQSRTGRVIWPKDWKPCQGCNLKDWDGKPMPRFRPGGKQVMDPVTAYQVVHMLEGVVQRGTATILRDLNRPLFGKTGTTNGPTNVWFIGGTPNLIAGVYLGFDQPRNMGGYAQGGSIAAPIFKQFARDALAGMPRLPFTAPEGVHLVRIDRKTGKRVYGAWPDDNDPKGAVIWEAFKAETEPKRTIRNDELEKRGDKPKQKDSTSAAADPARGTQDGAAAATQRDQEFMTSEGGIY from the coding sequence ATGGACGATAATGCGCCGACCAGTATGAGCTACAAGCTGACCCGCAGTGCGGGCGGGCTGTGGGAACGTCTGCAGGTCTATTGGCAGAAAAAATGGTTCCGGCTGGGGGCCTATGCACTGGGCGCGGCCGTGCTTGGCTATATGCTGCTCTGGGCCGTATTGTTGCGCAACATGCCTGACGCCGATGCGCTGACGGAATATGAATCGCCCCTGCCTACAGTTGTGCGCGACATTAATGGCGAACCCTTTCACAGCTATGCGCGCGAACGCCGCGTGCAACTGGATTATGCCGATTTCCCGCCGATGCTGGTGCGCGCCTATCTTTCGGCAGAAGATAAGAATTTCTTCCAGCATGGCGGCATTGATTATGTCGGCATTCTAGTTGCCATCTACGACAATCTGACCAGCACCGGTCGGTCTCGGGGCGCATCGACGATCACCCAACAGGTGGCGAAAAACCTGCTGCTGACCAACGAATATAGCTATACGCGCAAGATCAAGGAGGCGATCCTCGCCTATCGCATCGAAAATGCGCTGACCAAACAACAGATCCTCTCGCTTTACATGAACGAGATCGCGTTGGGGCGGCAGGCTTTTGGTGTCGAGGCGGCGGCGCAAGCCTATTTCGGCAAGAGCACCGATGCGCTGGAACTGCACGAAATGGCTTTCCTGGCAGCCTTGCCCAAGGCGCCTGAAAAATATAGCCGCGCACGTTTTGAACGCGAAGCCATAGGCCGTCGCAACTGGATTTTGGGCGAGATGGTCTCGAATGGCTGGGTATCGCAGGCCCGCGCGACAGCCGCTCAGGCGATGCCGCTTGGACTTATCCCGCGTCAGGCGCAGGGCTTTAAGAATGACGGCGGTTATTTCGCCGAAGAGGTCCGCCGGCAACTGATCGAACGCTTTGGCGAAACCGCAGAAACCGGCCCTTACAGCGTCTATGCTGGCGGGCTGTGGGTGCGATCCTCGATGAATTCGCGCTATCAAGAATTGACGACCAAGGCATTGCGCGATGGCTTGCTGCGGTATCATGGTGGCCGTGGCTGGTCCAAACCGCTCGCGACGATACCTATGGACGACGGGAAGTGGCAATCGCGGCTGGCTGCGTCGAACATCGGCACAGACTATAGCAATTGGCGGATCGCCGTTGCGCTGCGCAAACGCAGCGGCGGGGCAGAAATTGGTTTTGCGAACGGCGAGACCGGCTTTTTGACAACCGCGCCAGCGGCGTTGAAGGCCGGGGATATCATCGCGGTCGCGCCTCAAGGTGGCAATAATTTCCAGCTTCGGACCGTTCCGGAAGTCGGTGGTGGCATGGTAGTGCAAAATCCGGTCAATGGCCGCGTCCTTGCCATGCAGGGTGGGTTTGACGTGCGCATATCGAGCTTCAACCGAGCAACCCAGGCACAGCGGCAACCGGGTTCAACGATAAAGCCTTTTGTCTATGCTGCTGCACTTGACAATGGAATGACCCCGTCATCGATCGTGGTTGATGCTCCTTATTGCGTTTGGCAGGGTGCTTCGCTGGGCCAGAAGTGCTTTCGCAATTTCAGCGGTGGCGGGGCAGGTCCGCAAACCTTGCGTTGGGGTCTTGAACAGAGTCGAAACCTGATGACGGTTCGTGCTGCTAGCGATGCAGGCATGGAGAATGTCGCAAATACCTTCCGGGCGATGAGCATCGGTGATTACCCGCCCTATCTTTCCTTCGCGCTTGGTGCGGGTGAGACGACCGTTCTGAAGATGACCAACGCCTATTCGATGCTGGTCAACCATGGCCGCGAATTGAAACCGACGCTGATCGACTTTGTGCAGTCGCGGACGGGTCGGGTTATCTGGCCCAAGGACTGGAAGCCCTGTCAGGGCTGCAATTTGAAGGATTGGGACGGAAAACCAATGCCGCGTTTCCGACCGGGCGGTAAACAGGTCATGGATCCTGTCACGGCTTATCAGGTCGTACATATGCTCGAAGGCGTCGTTCAGCGCGGCACTGCAACCATTCTGCGCGATCTCAACCGTCCGCTGTTCGGCAAGACCGGTACGACCAATGGCCCGACCAATGTCTGGTTCATCGGCGGCACACCGAACCTGATCGCAGGCGTCTATCTGGGTTTTGACCAGCCGCGCAATATGGGCGGCTATGCCCAAGGCGGCTCCATCGCTGCGCCGATTTTCAAGCAGTTCGCGCGCGACGCCCTGGCCGGAATGCCGCGGTTACCCTTTACTGCGCCCGAAGGTGTCCATCTGGTTCGGATTGACCGCAAGACGGGCAAACGCGTTTATGGTGCATGGCCCGACGATAATGATCCTAAGGGAGCGGTCATCTGGGAGGCTTTCAAGGCCGAAACTGAACCCAAACGCACGATCCGCAACGATGAGCTTGAGAAGCGCGGAGACAAGCCAAAACAAAAAGACAGTACGTCGGCTGCAGCAGATCCCGCCCGGGGCACCCAGGATGGTGCAGCGGCGGCTACACAGCGCGACCAGGAATTCATGACGAGCGAAGGTGGCATTTACTGA
- a CDS encoding CrcB family protein — protein MKPYLLVMAGGAVGAALRFQLARALPLSSGGWPWPTFVANLLGGLAMGLLAAWLWQKGDVGEPWRLLIGVGLLGGFTTFSAFSLEMAQMIERGQAPLAFGYAAASVLAALAALFAGLALGRVLAA, from the coding sequence ATGAAACCCTACCTTCTTGTCATGGCAGGCGGTGCTGTCGGCGCAGCGTTGCGTTTCCAGCTCGCGCGCGCCTTGCCGCTGTCATCCGGCGGCTGGCCATGGCCGACCTTCGTCGCCAATCTGCTCGGCGGCCTTGCCATGGGGCTGCTTGCCGCATGGTTGTGGCAAAAGGGGGACGTAGGCGAACCTTGGCGGTTGCTGATTGGTGTAGGGTTGCTTGGCGGATTTACGACCTTCAGTGCCTTCAGCCTTGAAATGGCGCAGATGATCGAACGAGGGCAGGCACCGCTCGCTTTTGGCTATGCGGCTGCATCGGTGCTGGCGGCGCTGGCGGCGCTGTTTGCTGGCCTCGCGCTGGGAAGGGTCTTGGCAGCATGA
- a CDS encoding RluA family pseudouridine synthase, whose protein sequence is MSKSDASIRHFTVALDDDGIRLDRWFKRHLPDASFNLVSRWARTGQLRVDGKRATPGDRILAGQEIRVPPAETASAKPARPLRKRLELSPDMIEFAQSLVIHKDASALVINKPPGLATQGGTKTESHVDGLLDALEFELDSRPKLVHRLDKDTSGALLLARTSRAAGHFSKAFSSRTARKVYWALVVGIPDIYDGMIDLPLAKQPGTGGEKMYVDEKEGQPSRSRYRVIERAGNRCCWVELQPYTGRTHQLRVHMAAIGHPIVGDGKYGGKDAFLTGTISRKMHLHARRIRIDHPDGGFVDVRADLPAHMIDSFADLGFDIDIGDAMPFDEPKRSETPEAKRRAATARAKDARKERKGERRSRGAVKAPPKGGKPKPSPKTGSRKK, encoded by the coding sequence ATGAGCAAATCTGACGCATCGATCCGTCATTTTACTGTGGCCCTAGACGATGATGGTATCCGTCTCGACCGCTGGTTCAAGCGACACTTGCCCGACGCCAGTTTCAATCTTGTTTCGCGCTGGGCCCGTACTGGGCAGTTGCGCGTTGATGGCAAGCGGGCGACGCCCGGTGACCGAATTCTTGCCGGGCAGGAAATTCGCGTGCCCCCGGCTGAAACCGCATCTGCAAAACCTGCGCGTCCGCTGCGCAAGCGGCTGGAATTGTCGCCCGACATGATAGAATTTGCGCAAAGCCTTGTTATCCATAAGGATGCGAGCGCGCTTGTGATCAACAAGCCCCCCGGCCTTGCGACACAGGGCGGCACCAAGACTGAAAGCCATGTTGACGGCCTGCTCGATGCGCTTGAGTTCGAGCTGGATAGCCGGCCCAAGCTGGTGCACCGTCTGGATAAGGATACCAGCGGCGCATTGCTATTGGCGCGCACCTCGCGCGCAGCCGGCCATTTTTCCAAGGCCTTTTCATCGCGCACCGCGCGCAAGGTTTACTGGGCACTGGTCGTTGGCATACCCGACATCTATGATGGCATGATCGATTTGCCGCTCGCCAAACAGCCGGGCACCGGCGGCGAGAAAATGTATGTCGACGAGAAAGAAGGGCAACCTTCACGCAGCCGCTATCGCGTGATCGAGCGCGCAGGCAACCGCTGTTGCTGGGTTGAACTTCAGCCCTACACCGGCCGTACGCATCAGTTGCGCGTCCATATGGCGGCGATTGGCCATCCGATTGTGGGTGACGGCAAATATGGCGGTAAGGACGCTTTCCTTACCGGGACAATCAGTCGCAAGATGCACCTCCATGCGCGCCGTATCAGGATCGATCATCCGGATGGCGGCTTTGTCGATGTGCGCGCAGACCTGCCGGCGCATATGATCGACAGCTTTGCCGATCTGGGTTTCGATATCGATATTGGCGATGCCATGCCATTTGATGAACCCAAGCGATCAGAAACGCCTGAGGCCAAGCGACGCGCCGCGACGGCCCGAGCTAAGGATGCACGTAAGGAACGCAAAGGCGAACGGCGGTCGCGCGGTGCGGTGAAGGCACCACCCAAAGGAGGCAAGCCAAAGCCGTCGCCCAAAACGGGGTCGCGCAAGAAATAA
- a CDS encoding FMN-binding negative transcriptional regulator — protein sequence MHPDPSFRLKGSDADQRATMEALIAEIGFGMVFAQTPDGPRVALSALYLTGDGAVQFHLANGNALTRYLSGREALIVVNGPDGYISPDWYAGPDQVGTWNYISVEIEGPVRAMDREGLVGLLDDLTAVNEARLAPKTPWTRDKMDAGKFNRMLGAITGFEMEIRAWRPTFKLSQNKPEADRLRAADALEKSGRRALAHLMREWRS from the coding sequence ATGCATCCCGATCCGTCCTTCCGCCTCAAGGGCAGCGATGCGGATCAGCGCGCGACGATGGAAGCGCTGATTGCGGAGATCGGCTTCGGCATGGTCTTCGCGCAGACGCCCGACGGGCCGCGCGTGGCGCTAAGCGCGCTCTATCTAACCGGTGATGGTGCGGTGCAGTTTCATCTGGCAAACGGCAATGCCCTGACGCGCTATCTCAGCGGGCGGGAGGCACTGATCGTTGTCAACGGACCCGATGGCTATATCAGCCCCGATTGGTATGCGGGGCCCGATCAGGTGGGGACGTGGAATTATATCAGCGTAGAGATTGAAGGGCCTGTTCGGGCCATGGATCGCGAAGGGCTTGTCGGGCTGCTTGACGATCTGACTGCAGTGAATGAGGCACGGCTGGCGCCAAAGACACCTTGGACGCGTGACAAGATGGATGCCGGAAAATTCAATCGCATGTTGGGCGCGATCACCGGTTTTGAAATGGAAATCCGTGCATGGCGGCCGACATTCAAATTGTCGCAGAACAAGCCTGAAGCTGATCGTTTGCGCGCAGCTGACGCGCTTGAGAAAAGCGGTCGGCGAGCATTGGCACATTTGATGCGGGAATGGAGATCATGA
- a CDS encoding HAD-IA family hydrolase: MTIRLAIFDCDGTLVDSQANICMAMEHAFEEAGLVPPSRHATRRIVGLSLVEAMRQLLPDAEDALHVDLAERYKQAFFTLRGNGLVDEPLYDGIAGVLSELDEKGWLLGVATGKSDRGLARCLDHHGIKGLFVSLQTADRHPSKPHPSMVYEAMADAGVDAGQAVVIGDTVYDIHMGRAAGCRTIGVGWGYHPLSELGEAGADHLVETMEELRLALEYGA; this comes from the coding sequence ATGACAATCCGTCTCGCCATTTTCGATTGTGACGGTACACTCGTCGACAGTCAGGCTAATATCTGCATGGCGATGGAGCATGCCTTTGAAGAGGCCGGCCTGGTGCCCCCTTCGCGCCATGCAACCCGTCGGATTGTCGGGCTCAGCCTCGTTGAGGCAATGCGCCAACTGCTTCCCGATGCCGAAGATGCGCTGCACGTTGACCTGGCCGAGCGATATAAGCAGGCTTTTTTTACCCTGCGTGGTAACGGTCTTGTCGATGAACCGCTTTACGACGGGATCGCCGGTGTGTTGAGCGAGCTTGACGAGAAAGGTTGGCTGCTAGGCGTTGCAACGGGGAAGTCGGACCGCGGCCTGGCGCGTTGCCTTGACCATCATGGCATCAAAGGGCTGTTCGTTTCGCTGCAAACCGCCGACCGTCATCCATCGAAACCACACCCGTCGATGGTCTATGAGGCTATGGCCGATGCAGGCGTAGATGCCGGACAGGCAGTCGTCATTGGTGATACGGTTTATGATATACATATGGGCCGGGCGGCAGGCTGCCGCACCATCGGTGTCGGTTGGGGCTATCATCCGCTTTCTGAACTGGGTGAGGCGGGGGCCGACCATCTGGTCGAGACAATGGAAGAATTGAGATTGGCATTGGAGTACGGCGCATGA
- a CDS encoding ATP12 family protein, translated as MRRFWKEVALEQSTHGLGILLDGRALKTPKRNALSLPTQALADAVMQEWIDVGETIDPLQMPLTGFANAAVDHVTPDRAGFAAAIAAYGESDAFCYRAEPDEPLAPRQAEVWDPWLDWAQTRYDVSFRRVAGVLHQPQPEATLEKLRMAVSARGTFELAAMAKLAHLAGSLVAVLALVERAGSPEELWQAVCLEELWQEANWGADYWAQKNRADREAEYMSAARFLDLLRG; from the coding sequence ATGCGGCGTTTCTGGAAAGAGGTTGCGCTCGAACAGAGCACCCACGGCCTCGGCATCCTTCTGGATGGCCGGGCGCTGAAGACGCCCAAGCGTAATGCATTATCCCTGCCAACACAGGCGCTTGCCGATGCAGTAATGCAGGAATGGATCGATGTCGGCGAAACAATCGATCCGCTGCAAATGCCGTTGACTGGTTTTGCTAACGCAGCGGTTGATCATGTTACGCCTGACCGTGCCGGCTTTGCTGCCGCGATTGCAGCATATGGCGAGAGCGATGCCTTTTGCTACCGCGCCGAGCCGGATGAACCGCTAGCGCCTCGACAGGCGGAGGTCTGGGACCCCTGGCTCGATTGGGCGCAGACACGTTATGACGTTTCGTTCCGGCGCGTTGCCGGCGTGCTGCACCAGCCCCAGCCCGAAGCCACTTTGGAAAAGCTGCGTATGGCGGTCAGTGCGCGAGGAACCTTTGAACTGGCGGCCATGGCAAAGCTTGCGCATCTTGCTGGATCGCTTGTCGCGGTGCTTGCACTTGTCGAGCGTGCGGGCAGCCCGGAAGAACTTTGGCAGGCGGTTTGCCTTGAGGAGTTATGGCAGGAAGCCAATTGGGGCGCAGATTATTGGGCGCAAAAAAACCGCGCCGACCGCGAAGCTGAGTATATGAGCGCGGCGCGCTTTCTGGATCTGCTGCGCGGTTAA
- the gmk gene encoding guanylate kinase: MPAKLERRGLLFVLSSPSGAGKSTLSRMLLASEPEVALSVSCTTRPPRPGEVDGKDYHFIDVPTFKQMAKDGQFLEWAHVFSHRYGTPKEPVEAALSSGRDVLFDIDWQGAQQLYQEAGPDVVRVFILPPSIEELERRLHTRAQDSDAVIGERMARAKSEIGHWDGYDYVLINDDVERCFAQVRQILTAERLKRRRQKGLIGFVRDLVAD, from the coding sequence ATCCCTGCAAAACTTGAACGGCGTGGACTGTTGTTCGTGCTTTCCTCGCCATCGGGCGCAGGAAAATCGACGCTTTCCCGGATGTTACTGGCTTCCGAGCCGGAAGTCGCACTGTCGGTATCCTGCACCACGCGCCCACCGCGCCCCGGTGAGGTGGATGGCAAGGATTATCATTTCATTGACGTGCCAACGTTCAAGCAAATGGCAAAGGATGGTCAGTTCCTCGAATGGGCGCATGTCTTTAGCCATCGTTATGGTACACCGAAGGAGCCGGTCGAAGCTGCGCTTTCATCGGGCCGCGATGTGCTGTTCGACATTGACTGGCAGGGCGCGCAGCAGCTTTATCAGGAAGCAGGGCCCGATGTTGTTCGCGTCTTCATCCTGCCACCGTCAATTGAAGAGCTTGAACGCCGCCTCCATACACGTGCCCAAGACAGCGATGCTGTGATCGGCGAGCGGATGGCGCGGGCCAAGTCCGAGATCGGCCATTGGGACGGTTATGACTATGTTCTGATCAACGATGATGTTGAACGCTGCTTTGCCCAGGTCCGTCAGATATTGACCGCCGAACGACTGAAGCGCCGCCGACAAAAGGGGTTGATCGGCTTTGTGCGAGACCTGGTTGCAGACTAA
- the fumC gene encoding class II fumarate hydratase has protein sequence MTRETRSESDSFGPIEVPAQAYWGAQTQRSIGNFPFPPHERMPIGIIYALALVKQAAARVNRKHGLDGKIADAIEAAAAEVIAGLHDDQFPLTIWQTGSGTQSNMNVNEVIAGRANEMLTGKRGGKSPVHPNDHVNMSQSSNDSFPTAMHIAAELAFARQLQPAIERLKDALRAKELDWQGLVKIGRTHLQDATPLTLGQEFSAYASQLIHCHVNLVSASAGLQLLAQGGTAVGTGLNAPPGFGDEFANEIENIIGEPFESADNKFEALASHDTLVAFSGALNTLAVALTKIANDIRLLGSGPRSGLGELILPENEPGSSIMPGKVNPTQCEMLTMIAAQVIGNHQAVTVGGIQGHLELNVFKPLIGANVLRSIELLSIGMETFAKNCIDGLEPNRARIAGLVEQSLMLVTALVPIIGYDNAAKIAKKAHQEGTTLRDAALASGLVDADTFDTHVIPEDMI, from the coding sequence GTGACGCGGGAAACCCGCAGCGAAAGCGACAGTTTCGGCCCGATCGAGGTCCCTGCCCAAGCCTATTGGGGCGCACAGACACAGCGCAGCATCGGCAATTTCCCCTTCCCTCCGCATGAACGGATGCCCATCGGAATCATCTATGCGCTTGCCCTGGTGAAGCAGGCTGCCGCACGGGTGAACCGCAAGCACGGGCTGGATGGAAAAATAGCGGACGCAATCGAAGCGGCGGCGGCGGAAGTTATCGCTGGCCTGCATGATGATCAGTTCCCGCTGACCATCTGGCAGACCGGCAGCGGCACGCAATCGAACATGAACGTCAACGAAGTGATCGCGGGCCGCGCCAATGAGATGCTGACCGGCAAGCGCGGCGGCAAATCGCCGGTACATCCCAATGATCATGTCAATATGAGCCAGTCGTCGAATGACAGCTTTCCTACTGCGATGCATATCGCCGCCGAGCTTGCGTTTGCGAGACAGCTTCAGCCCGCAATCGAAAGACTCAAGGATGCGCTGCGGGCCAAAGAGCTTGACTGGCAAGGCTTAGTCAAAATCGGTCGGACGCATTTACAAGATGCAACACCGCTTACCTTAGGCCAGGAATTCTCGGCCTACGCCAGTCAGCTGATCCACTGCCATGTTAATCTCGTTTCAGCGAGTGCGGGGCTGCAACTTCTCGCACAAGGCGGAACGGCAGTTGGAACCGGCCTGAACGCTCCACCCGGTTTTGGCGATGAATTTGCAAATGAGATTGAAAATATTATCGGCGAACCTTTCGAATCCGCCGATAACAAGTTCGAAGCATTGGCAAGTCATGACACTTTAGTCGCGTTTTCCGGTGCCCTAAACACTCTCGCCGTCGCCCTCACCAAGATCGCCAATGACATTCGCCTGCTCGGATCAGGTCCGCGTTCGGGACTGGGCGAACTCATCCTGCCAGAAAACGAACCGGGCAGTTCGATCATGCCGGGCAAGGTCAATCCTACGCAGTGCGAGATGCTGACGATGATCGCCGCGCAGGTGATCGGCAACCATCAGGCGGTTACGGTCGGCGGGATACAGGGCCATCTGGAACTCAATGTATTCAAACCATTGATTGGTGCGAATGTGCTGCGTTCTATCGAGCTTCTTTCGATTGGAATGGAGACTTTTGCGAAGAATTGCATCGACGGGCTGGAACCTAACCGTGCGCGCATTGCAGGACTGGTGGAACAGTCGCTGATGCTTGTGACCGCGCTGGTGCCGATCATCGGTTATGACAATGCCGCAAAAATCGCAAAAAAGGCGCATCAGGAGGGAACCACGTTGCGCGACGCCGCGTTGGCATCCGGGCTGGTTGACGCGGACACGTTCGATACCCATGTCATACCGGAAGACATGATTTAA
- a CDS encoding ClpXP protease specificity-enhancing factor SspB, which produces MTDDAPDSLIPYDDVVQEALRAVVSRVLGDVAAGGLPGDHHFYITFKTRAPGVAIPVHLMERFPDEMTIVLQHKYWDLKVGPEHFEVGLSFSQVPAHLHVPFSAITSFVDPAVDFALQFHVEAESGPEHHEHAENDGPTIEANEGSNVVTVDFGRKK; this is translated from the coding sequence ATGACCGACGATGCACCCGACAGCCTGATTCCCTATGACGACGTCGTGCAAGAGGCGCTGCGCGCTGTAGTCAGCCGTGTGCTCGGTGATGTAGCGGCGGGCGGCCTTCCCGGCGACCATCATTTCTACATCACCTTCAAGACCCGCGCGCCCGGGGTTGCGATCCCCGTGCATCTGATGGAGCGCTTTCCGGACGAGATGACGATCGTCCTGCAGCATAAATATTGGGACCTTAAGGTCGGACCCGAGCATTTCGAGGTCGGCCTCTCGTTCAGCCAAGTCCCGGCGCATCTGCATGTTCCCTTTTCGGCGATCACATCTTTCGTCGATCCGGCAGTCGACTTTGCCCTGCAATTCCATGTCGAAGCGGAATCGGGCCCTGAACATCATGAGCATGCCGAAAATGATGGCCCGACAATCGAAGCCAATGAAGGCTCTAACGTCGTGACAGTGGATTTCGGGCGAAAGAAGTGA